One genomic segment of Streptomyces caniferus includes these proteins:
- a CDS encoding lanthionine synthetase LanC family protein, whose product MTSTGFPPRTQDLSEGALGMALLDIELGDLSTVRRHLTQAVAHGVSAGGNASLFHGAPALEFVLARTGHAGRHVRGVVDRVVDARLAAARRRQASGALPNLAEWDLIRGLAGLGALLLTRGAPSARLTDVLAYLVSLSRPVRIAGRELPGWWSAVGPAGEEMAGGHGNNGMAHGVAGPLTVLSLAARRDVQVPGQREAIEVFARWLDRFGGCYWTTRAQLDAAEPPEPETARQSWCYGRPGIARAQQLAALALGDPVRRHAAEDTVARTLTDRFHLARITDATLCHGWAGLVTLARAVAADSPAPERFTPAIGDLQQRLAADLDRLPKPGFMEGRSGAQLALIGTNATDWTSALLIT is encoded by the coding sequence ATGACGAGTACGGGGTTCCCACCCCGCACGCAGGATCTCTCCGAGGGCGCTCTTGGGATGGCGTTGTTGGACATCGAGCTCGGCGACCTGTCCACTGTGCGGCGCCACCTCACGCAAGCCGTCGCACACGGCGTGAGCGCCGGAGGCAACGCGTCTCTGTTCCACGGAGCCCCCGCGCTGGAGTTCGTGCTTGCCCGCACCGGGCATGCCGGCCGCCACGTCCGCGGAGTCGTCGACCGCGTCGTGGATGCCCGGCTGGCCGCAGCACGGCGACGACAGGCGTCCGGGGCTCTGCCCAACCTCGCGGAATGGGACCTCATCCGCGGCCTGGCCGGTCTGGGCGCGCTTCTCCTGACCCGCGGAGCACCCTCCGCCCGGCTGACGGACGTGCTGGCCTACCTCGTTTCCCTGTCACGGCCGGTCCGCATCGCGGGCCGGGAGCTGCCGGGATGGTGGTCCGCGGTCGGGCCCGCAGGTGAGGAGATGGCCGGCGGGCACGGCAACAACGGCATGGCGCACGGCGTCGCCGGTCCCCTGACGGTGCTCTCTCTCGCTGCCCGACGCGACGTCCAGGTGCCGGGGCAGCGCGAGGCGATCGAGGTGTTCGCGCGCTGGCTGGACAGGTTCGGCGGGTGCTACTGGACTACCCGCGCCCAACTGGACGCTGCCGAGCCGCCCGAGCCGGAGACCGCCCGCCAGTCATGGTGCTACGGCCGGCCCGGCATCGCCCGCGCCCAACAGCTCGCCGCGCTTGCCCTGGGCGACCCGGTCCGACGCCATGCTGCAGAGGACACCGTCGCACGCACGCTGACCGACCGCTTCCACCTCGCTCGGATCACCGACGCCACGCTGTGCCACGGCTGGGCCGGTCTGGTAACGCTCGCCCGCGCCGTTGCCGCTGACAGCCCCGCCCCCGAACGTTTCACCCCCGCGATCGGCGACCTGCAACAGCGCCTGGCCGCAGACCTCGATCGGCTGCCCAAGCCCGGCTTCATGGAGGGCCGCAGCGGCGCGCAGCTCGCCCTCATCGGCACGAACGCCACGGACTGGACCAGCGCTCTGCTGATCACCTGA